Sequence from the Natronomonas marina genome:
CCGGATGCTCCGGCGTGAGTTCGATTCCTATCATCTGATGCGGGGTTCCTCGTGTTCGCCGTCTTCGTTCCGGACGCTCTTGTAACGGCGGCGTAGGGGCAAAACCCGTCGGCCTACCCGTCGCCGAACTCCCAGCCGCGGAGCGCCTCTCGCACGATGTCGTCCTCGTCGGCCCGAAAGAGGTCGTCGCTCTCGCCGTGGTCGCCGAACTCCCAGCCGCGGACGACCACCGCGGGCGTGCCGCCCGCACCCTCGCCGGCGACGAGGTTGGCGGTCGCGGCCAGTTCGTCGACGACGGCCTGGACGGTGACGCCGAGTTCGCGGCCGTCGCGGTCGTGTTCGCCCCGCCAGTCGCGGGCGGCGGGGAGGCCGTGCCACCCGACGGCGACGCCGCGCTGGCCGTAGCGGAACGGTCGGCCCGAGGTGTCGGTGACGACGACCGGCACCTCCAGCGCCGCCGAGAGCCGCTCCGCGGAGACAGTCGGCTCTTCCGGCAGCAACAGCAGGTCCGCACCCGGGACGTTCGAGCGGTCGATGCCCGCGTTGACCGTGACGTGGCCGAACCGGGTCACCGCCAGCAAGAAGGGCGCCTCGGTGAGCAACTCCTCGCTCTCCTCGAGGACCGCCTGGGCGAACCGGGGGTCCTTCGGTTCGCCCGTGAGGCTCTCCAGCCGGTCGGCGATGGCAACGGCGCGGTCGCTCGCCGGGAACGCATCGAGGTCGGCCTTCCGGCCCTCGGCCTTCGAGACGACGGTACTCGCCACGCAGAGGACGTCGCCGTCCTCGAGGTCGACCCGCTCCTCGATCAGCGCGGCGAGGTCGTCTCCCTCCCGGACCTCCGGCAATCCCTCGACGGCGAACGCTTCCATACCCGCAGTGCGGGAGAGCGGGTCAAAAGGGTCGCGGTCCCGGCCGAATCACGCCCGCCGGACCTCGACGTCCAGGTCACCGGCCTCGACGTCGACCGCCAGGAACGTGGTCTCGCCCGCCGGCCAGGCGCCCGTCGCGCTGCCGGGGTTCAGCAGGCGGTAGCCGTCGACCCGGGTGTCCAGCAGGCGGTGGGTGTGGCCCGAGACGCCGACGGTCGGGCGGTCCGCGGCGGCGTTCTCGGCGACGATTCCGGCGACGCGCTCCTCGTAGCCCGCGTCCGGGCCGGTGCCGTGCGTGACGACGAACCTGACGCCACCGAGGTCGGCGGTCGCCACCTCGGAGAGACCGTAGTTGCCGTCGGTGTTGCCGCGGACGGCGGTGAGGTCGGCCGCGAGGTCGGCCACCGTCTCGTAGGCCGGCCGGGAGTCGAAGTCGCCGGCGTGGATGGCGTGGTCGGCGTCGGCTATCGCCGCCCGGACCCACTCCGATATCTCGGGCGCGCGTGACTTGACGTGCGTGTCGCTGAGGACGACGACCTGCATACCGTCCCGTAGGGCGCCCCGGACGTATAACCGCCCGTGGCTCCTGTCCCCGGTCATGGAGGAAAAGGCCGTCGTCACCTGCTTTCTCCGCCACGGCACCGAGGTGCTGCTGGTCCGCCGCAGCGGCGCCGTCGGCTCCTACCGCGGCCGGTGGGGCGCCGTCTCCGGCTACGCCGAGGGCGTTCCCGAGGAGGCCGCCCGCCGGGAGATAGACGAGGAGGTCGGCCTGCTGGACGCCGTCGAGTTCGTCCGCTCGGCCGACCCGCTGGCGGTCGACGACGAGGGCCGCGGCACCCGGTGGCTGGTCCACCCGTTCCTCTTC
This genomic interval carries:
- a CDS encoding metallophosphoesterase family protein codes for the protein MQVVVLSDTHVKSRAPEISEWVRAAIADADHAIHAGDFDSRPAYETVADLAADLTAVRGNTDGNYGLSEVATADLGGVRFVVTHGTGPDAGYEERVAGIVAENAAADRPTVGVSGHTHRLLDTRVDGYRLLNPGSATGAWPAGETTFLAVDVEAGDLDVEVRRA
- a CDS encoding coenzyme F420-0:L-glutamate ligase, encoding MEAFAVEGLPEVREGDDLAALIEERVDLEDGDVLCVASTVVSKAEGRKADLDAFPASDRAVAIADRLESLTGEPKDPRFAQAVLEESEELLTEAPFLLAVTRFGHVTVNAGIDRSNVPGADLLLLPEEPTVSAERLSAALEVPVVVTDTSGRPFRYGQRGVAVGWHGLPAARDWRGEHDRDGRELGVTVQAVVDELAATANLVAGEGAGGTPAVVVRGWEFGDHGESDDLFRADEDDIVREALRGWEFGDG